One window of Papaver somniferum cultivar HN1 chromosome 9, ASM357369v1, whole genome shotgun sequence genomic DNA carries:
- the LOC113312740 gene encoding uncharacterized protein LOC113312740, with translation MTVGEKLTVSIVHTLAQENSSAIQEIRNQLQLLTTELAGSRDESNDKFDRIFEAIQSIQPPSTAENVETTIDPGLSSGSKDDPTKRVKEAHEVIKFTPNKFSRTPKVDFPRFDGTNPRGWVQKCERYFAFHNFADSDKVDMAAIHFDSKIDPWFLNYQQGKPEMVWHTFFRDMCLRFEDVAIDNYVGSFNKLSQLTTVDDYYDKFEHYKAYMVVNNPTLPESFYTLSFISGLKDEIRTTVQMFKPRDTSRAFYFARMQQASLLSSSKPIKNPSRPFFPSSVSIPPNPSISKPYFSPTNTFQKPSTSSQPPFITHPPTPTKTDPPLPPIKKLTPQQIKVRRDKGLCYNCDELYRVGHICKTQQLFMLVASEEDLSDQSDTSPDENMTDSPSSSDTTMEISLHALTGQSFHDTIRISGHLHQQAIMVLIDTGSTHSFIDFHLADKLNVHISPTAPMLVTVSNGDSTISKGMCRSLHWEMQGYNFYTDLRALPLGGCDMVLGADWLRQLGDVLFNFSKLTISFMHHGCHTTLQGSSSKPSLSLLSFTSFKKFIKSKAPTLIGQFFHVHATPMQPIPSEVSTLIDSFSGIFSKPTQLTPSRPLDHKIPLKPNSIPPSQRPYKCPFIHKVVVEQLVQEMLSTGLIQKSHNPFAAPILLVKKKDGTWRFCVDYRKLNDLTVKDKFPIPLIEEFLDELNGAVIFTKIDLLSDHVKHLTLVFSLLRQHSLYAKFSKCSFAQPQLEYLGHLITGNGVAADLDKVEVMLNWPQPQNLKQLRGFLGLTGYYRKFIKGYGNICKPLTEMLKKNSFFWKNDVLTTFSSIKSAMTQAPVLALSDFTKTFTLETDAFSRGVGVVLLQDNRPIAFYSRPLGPKALALSTYE, from the exons ATGACAGTGGGAGAGAAACTTACTGTTAGCATTGTTCATACACTTGCTCAGGAAAATTCTTCTGCTATTCAAGAAATTCGCAATCAATTACAGCTTCTCACTACAGAATTAGCTGGTAGTCGTGATGAATCAAATGATAAATTCGATCGCATCTTCGAAGCCATTCAATCTATTCAACCTCCTTCAACTGCAGAAAATGTTGAGACAACTATAGATCCTGGTTTATCTTCTGGATCTAAAGATGATCCGACAAAACGAGTTAAAGAAGCTCATGAGGTAATCAAATTTACTCCTAACAAGTTTTCTAGAACACCCAAAGTTGATTTTCCACGTTTCGATGGAACTAATCCAAGGGGTTGGGTTCAAAAATGTGAGCGATATTTTGCTTTTCATAATTTTGCAGATTCAGATAAAGTAGATATGGCTGCAATTCATTTTGATTCTAAAATCGATCCCTGGTTTTTAAATTATCAACAAGGTAAACCTGAGATGGTTTGGCATACATTTTTTCGTGATATGTGTCTTCGATTTGAGGATGTAGCAATTGATAATTATGTTGGCAGTTTCAATAAGCTATCTCAGCTCACTACTGTTGATGATTATTATGACAAATTTGAACATTACAAAGCTTATATGGTAGTCAACAACCCAACATTACCTGAGTCTTTCTATACTCTGAGTTTCATTAGTGGATTGAAGGACGAAATTCGTACTACAGTTCAAATGTTTAAGCCACGGGATACTTCTAGAGCTTTTTACTTTGCAAGAATGCAACAAGCCTCACTTCTGAGTTCTTCTAAACCTATAAAAAACCCTTCTAGGCCATTCTTTCCATCATCCGTTTCCATTCCTCCCAACCCATCTATATCTAAACCATATTTCTCTCCCACAAATACTTTTCAGAAACCATCTACTTCATCTCAACCACCTTTCATTACTCACCCCCCTACACCTACTAAAACTGACCCACCTCTTCCACCTATAAAAAAACTTACCCCTCAACAAATAAAGGTTCGCAGAGATAAAGGTCTCTGCTATAATTGTGATGAGTTATACAGAGTTGGCCACATTTGTAAGACTCAGCAGTTGTTCATGCTTGTTGCTAGTGAGGAAGACTTAAGTGATCAAAGTGATACTTCACCTGATGAGAATATGACAGATTCTCCCTCTAGTTCTGACACCACTATGGAGATTTCGCTACACGCTTTAACAGGCCAATCTTTTCATGACACTATTCGGATTTCAGGCCATCTCCATCAGCAAGCTATCATGGTTTTAATCGACACAGGCAGTACGCATAGCTTCATCGATTTTCATCTGGCTGACAAGCTTAATGTCCACATTTCACCAACAGCTCCTATGCTTGTAACTGTTTCCAATGGAGATAGCACCATCAGCAAGGGTATGTGTCGTAGCCTTCACTGGGAAATGCAGGGTTACAACTTTTATACTGATTTACGCGCTCTCCCTCTCGGCGGATGTGATATGGTGCTTGGTGCAGATTGGTTGCGACAACTCGGTGATGTGCTCTTTAACTTTTCTAAGCTCACCATTTCTTTTATGCATCATGGCTGTCACACTACCTTACAAGGTAGCTCTTCTAAGCCTTCACTTAGTCTTTTAAGCTTTACTTCCTTTAAGAAATTTATCAAAAGTAAGGCACCTACCTTAATTGGCCAGTTTTTTCATGTTCATGCTACACCTATGCAACCAATTCCTAGTGAGGTTTCTACCTTAATAGACTCATTTTCGGGTATCTTTTCAAAACCTACACAACTGACACCTTCTCGTCCACTAGATCATAAGATTCCACTTAAACCTAACTCCATACCTCCTTCTCAGAGACCATACAAATGTCCCTTTATTCATAAAGTTGTTGTGGAGCAACTTGTACAGGAAATGCTTTCTACAGGGCTTATTCAAAAGAGCCACAACCCTTTTGCTGCTCCAATCCTTTTAGTGAAGAAGAAAGACGGAACATGGAGGTTCTGTGTTGATTATCGCAAGCTCAATGACTTGACTGTGAAAGATAAATTTCCTATTCCCTTAATAGAGGAGTTCCTAGATGAGTTGAATGGTGCAGTTATCTTTACCAAGATTGATTTATTGTCAG ATCATGTGAAACACCTTACTCTGGTTTTTTCATTATTACGCCAACATTCCTTGTATGCCAAATTCTCCAAGTGCAGCTTTGCTCAGCCACAACTCGAGTACTTAGGACACTTAATCACTGGAAATGGTGTAGCTGCAGATCTTGATAAAGTTGAAGTTATGCTCAATTGGCCTCAACCACAGAATTTGAAGCAATTACGTGGTTTCTTAGGACTGACTGGTTATTATCGCAAGTTCATCAAGGGGTATGGCAATATATGCAAACCACTCACAGAAATGTTAAAAAAGAAttcattcttttggaaaaatgaTGTACTTACAACCTTCTCTTCTATCAAGTCAGCTATGACTCAAGCTCCAGTTTTGGCCTTGTCGGATTTCACCAAAACCTTCACATtggagactgatgctttctcaagGGGTGTGGGTGTTGTGCTTCTACAAGATAACAGACCAATTGCATTTTACAGCAGACCATTGGGACCCAAGGCATTGGCTTTATCTACATATGAGTAA